In the Artemia franciscana chromosome 1, ASM3288406v1, whole genome shotgun sequence genome, one interval contains:
- the LOC136031551 gene encoding 52 kDa repressor of the inhibitor of the protein kinase-like, with the protein MDMIKEVSRPSMKPEGLPKSLIVHDQLVTEKGQIRHHMNKFFAEIGKKTANSFSYSSVSHSWRQFLGPSCLKSMVLREATVQEIRNIVLSLKNSSAGFDQISAKCKNLKTYTALNLKGLCETKWVERHDAIQISKQLIVPIFKALEEIETDGDSVTLSKARSLLNNILSLDYIVTLIVMDCFLGYTLNLSKLLQSENINMVMYIQCVESVTEMFKEIRNSAEGRFHQLFLEATRLCRELEVILVMPRKRNLFKIPSDIPAEKHIEFYYRVSIFLPFVDQLIQSLESRFTKYKVTLKGLSGILPSFVVKQPSSDLKELIKLYASDITSSNSAVMAELELWRAKWLKVVPSLFPKTAVQSLAECERGIFSNIQKLLSIFCVIPTSTACVERSFSSMKRIKMYLRSRMSEDRLNCLALLNVHRDVLVSVDEILEKFAISSARRLRFKV; encoded by the exons atgGACATGATTAAGGAAGTTAGTCGGCCGTCCATGAAACCAGAAGGTCTCCCTAAGTCTCTCATTGTACACGATCAACTTGTAACAGAAAAAGGCCAAATACGACATCATATGAACAAATTCTTTGCGGAGATAGGGAAGAAAACTGCTAATAgcttttcttattcctctgTATCACATTCTTGGAGGCAGTTCTTAGGTCCCTCGTGCTTGAAATCAATGGTTCTTAGGGAGGCTACGGTGcaggaaattagaaatattgttctgtctttaaagaattcttcagcaggttttgaccaaatttctgctaaa tgcaaaaacctaaaaacttaTACTGCACTTAATCTTAAAGGCTTGTGCGAAACTAAGTGGGTCGAAAGACATGATGCTATTCAGATCTCAAAACAGTTAATTGTGCCTATCTTTAAGGCCCTAGAGGAGATAGAAACAGACGGGGATTCAGTAACGTTGTCGAAAGCAAGAAGTCTGCTCAACAACATCCTGAGCTTGGACTACATAGTGACCCTCATTGTGATGGATTGTTTTCTGGGGTATACATTGAATCTATCTAAGCTGCTGCAGTCTGAAAACATAAATATGGTTATGTACATTCAGTGCGTCGAGAGTGTAACAGAAATGTTCAAAGAAATCCGAAATAGTGCCGAGGGAAGGTTTCATCAGCTGTTTCTGGAAGCAACTAGGCTATGCAGAGAGCTAGAAGTTATTCTTGTCATGCCACGAAAGAGGAACCTTTTCAAAATCCCAAGTGATATCCCGGCAGAAAAACATATAGAATTTTACTATCGCGTCTCCATTTTCCTCCCATTTGTAGATCAGCTAATACAATCACTTGAATCTCGATTCACAAAGTACAAGGTCACGCTGAAAGGCCTCAGCGGAATACTGCCATCTTTTGTTGTGAAACAGCCTAGCAGCGATCTTAAAGAACTGATCAAATTATATGCCTCAGATATAACGAGTTCAAACTCCGCTGTGATGGCTGAGCTTGAACTATGGCGAGCTAAGTGGCTGAAAGTAGTACCCAGTCTTTTCCCGAAGACAGCAGTGCAGAGCTTGGCTGAGTGCGAACGTGGAATATTTTCGAATATTCAAAAGTTACTGAGCATCTTTTGTGTCATTCCCACGTCTACAGCATGTGTTGAGAGGTcattttcttcaatgaaaaggaTCAAAATGTATCTTCGCAGTCGGATGAGTGAAGACCGACTGAATTGCTTGGCACTCTTGAATGTCCACAGAGATGTTCTCGTATCAGTcgatgaaattttggaaaaatttgctaTTAGCTCTGCTCGAAGGTTACGATTTAAAGTATAg